Within Eggerthella sp. YY7918, the genomic segment GGAGGGCAAGCGTTTCATGAACGAGGATATTCCCGGTCAGAACATTGCCGACCAGCTGTCCCGCCAGCCCGCCTCCGACGACCCCGAGCTGGCCGCAAAAGGCACGAAGTCTTGGCAGATTTTTGATGCCAACTGGAAGCACCAGCTTCTGGCGCAGGGTACGGGACACGGTTTTGTGAACTACTACATCCCGGAAGAGGAGAAGGCCAACTACGAGACAGTGCTGTCCGGCTTTGCCTTGGGCTACACCACCGACGAAATGGTGGAAGAGGCCGTCACCCTTAAAGCCGACACCATTGAAGAGCTGGCCGAGGGCATGGGCCTGCCCGTCGAGAACGTGAAGGCGTCCATCGAGCGCTATAACGAGTTGGCTGCAAAGGGCGTAGACGAGGACTTCGGCAAGCTGGGCAGCCGCATGTTCCCCATCGACACGCCGCCGTTCTACGCTTGCCGTTTCGACAACGCCGGCATGCTGGTGCTCATGGGCGGCTTGGAATGCGACACCGATCTGCATCCTCTGAACGACGAGGGCGACCCCATCAAGGGTCTCTACGTTGCGGGCAACACGCAAGGCGGGCGCTACCTGGTCGAATACCCCGTGACCGTAGGTGGCCACAGCCTGGCCTGCGCGCTCACGTTTGGTAAGCTGGCCGGCGAAAACGCTGCCGCCGGCGTGTAGCACCTCTTCTGACGGCGGCGCTCCCCCTCCCTGCGCCGTCGTCAACCTTATGTCTTTGGCAATCGGCGGGTAGCGAGATGGTTTTTAGTTTCGCTACCCGTTAATTTTGACAATGGGGGCGTAGTCTTTAAGCAACTTTTTGGTCTGACCGCTTTTGGCGAATTTGACGTAGAGCGTGTCACCGTCCACCTTTGTCACCTTGCCGCGACCGAAGGTTTTGTGATCGACGCTGTCTCCCGTTGCAAACGTCATCTTGGCAGCCGCCTTTTTGCCCGCATCGGGACGTACGTACGCATCGCCGCGTCGGTCGCTGCGACCAGCCGCGCCCGACGCGCTTGAGCGACCGAACACGCGACCGCCGCCCGCTTCCGCACCGCTGCCCGCGATACCGCGCCGGCTGCCGCGCTTTTCCCAGCCCGTGCCGCTAAAGCCTGCAGAACCCACGCCCGACGTGGCACGCAGCTCACTCGGAATCTCTTGGATAAAGCGCGACACAGGGTTCGCCGAAGTTTGACCGAAAATCTGGCGCTGAGAGGCACAGGTAAGGTAGAGCCGTTTGCGCGCACGCGTGATAGCCACGTACGCAAGGCGACGCTCCTCTTCGACGCTTGCCGCATCGCCCACGCTGTTCATATGGGGAAACAGCGATTCTTCCATACCCGCCACAAACACGCAGTCGAATTCGAGGCCTTTCGACGAATGCACCGTCATGAGCGTCACGGCACGACCGTCCTCGGTCACCGTGTCGAGGTCGGTACGCAGCCGCACCCATTCGATGAAATCTGCTAGCGAGTCTCCCCGCAACACGCGGACGGGGTTGTCGTTACCCATGTCTGCAGTAATGCCTGCCTGATCGTTTATCTGACCTCCTTCCATGTCTGCAGTGAGACTCGTCTGGTCGTCAGACTGGTGCGCAGACGATGTCGGAAGACCTGCAGGTTCGCCGTTCGCGCCTGCAAAGGCCGCGAATGACCCGGCGGGAGCATCCGCAGGCGCAAGGGTAGTGGAAACCAGCGAGCCTTCCACAGTCGGGGCCTCGTACATCGCGTCCTCGTCATCGTGGGTATCGGCGAATTCGTCCACAACGCCCAAGAATTCCTGGATGTTCTCGATGCGTCCGAGCGCTTCGTCGGTACCGATAGTTTGCAACTCTGCGACAAGACCGCTTTTGTCGATGATCATTTCGACCATTTTGCGCAGCTCGCCGCTCCAGGTGGAAGCTTCCTTGATAAGCCCCACGAACGCAGCGAGGGATTGGCGCGTGGATGCACGCAGCTCCGGGTCGACAATGGCCAGCTCGGCAGCCTCCATGAATGACATGCCCATTTCGCGCCCAAACTGTTCGATGCGCTCGATGGTGGTCTTGCCGATGCCGCGTTTGGGCGTGTTGATAACGCGCTTCGCCGCAATATCGTCGGCCGGGTTCACCACCAGCGTGAGATAGGCCATAACGTCGCGAATTTCGGCGCGATCGAAGAAGCGTGTACCTCCCACGATGCGATAGGGCACGCCCGCGCGCAGCAGCATATCTTCCAACATACGCGACTGAGCGTTCGTGCGATAGAACACGGCCACCTGGTTGTACGACAGGCCGCCTGCACGCTGCTTCTCTATCTCGCCCGCAATCCAGCGGCCCTCGTCGCGCTCGTCGGTGGCCATGTACACTTGGATCTTGTCGCCATCTTCGGCGGCAGTGAACAGTTTCTTCGCTTTGCGATGCTGATTGTTCGCAATAACGGCGTTCGCCGCAGCCAGCACGTTGCCCACGCTGCGATAGTTCTGCTCAAGCTTCACCACGTGAGCACGGGGGTAATCCTGCTCGAACTCCAGAATGTTACGGATGTCTGCACCGCGCCAACTGTAGATGGACTGGTCGTCGTCACCCACCACCATGATGTTCTGATGCTTCGCGGCCAAAAGCCCCGTGATGGCGTACTGGGCGTGGTTCGTGTCCTGATACTCGTCCACCATGATATAGCGGAAGCGATCTTGATAAGCGTCGAGCACGTCGGCGTGATTCTTCAGCAGCAGATACGCGTACAGCAGCAAGTCGTCGAAATCGAAAGCGTTTGCAGCCTTCAAGCGCTCCTGCAGACGCGTGTAAACGCGCGTCGCCACCTTCCCCACCGGATCTGAGGCCTCTTTTTCGAAATCCCCCGGTACGATAAGTTCGTTTTTCGCCGTGGAAATGCGATTCATGAGGGCATTTACCGGGAAGCGCTTCGGGTCGATGTCGAGCTCGGCCATGATTTCCTTGTAGAGGCGTTTCTGGTCGTCGGTGTCGTAAATGGTGAAATTGCGCGTGAAGCCAAGGCGTTCGGCATCGGCGCGCAGAATGCGCACGCACATACTGTGGAAGGTGGACACCCACATGCCGCGAGCACGCGGACCCACCAGCGCACTCAAACGCTCCCGCATTTCAGCGGCCGCCTTGTTCGTAAAGGTGATGGCGAGAATTTCCCAGGGAGCCACGTCGTGGTTCTCGATGAGGTTCGCAATGCGATAGGTAAGCACGCGCGTCTTGCCCGAACCCGCACCCGCAAGCACGAGCAGCGGTCCTTCGGTGGTGACGACCGCCTCGCGCTGCGGCCCGTTCAGCGTTTCAATATCGATTGGCATGGGTAATCCTTCACGAAACTCGGGTGAGAGAGCGGACGCAACAC encodes:
- a CDS encoding ATP-dependent helicase, with protein sequence MPIDIETLNGPQREAVVTTEGPLLVLAGAGSGKTRVLTYRIANLIENHDVAPWEILAITFTNKAAAEMRERLSALVGPRARGMWVSTFHSMCVRILRADAERLGFTRNFTIYDTDDQKRLYKEIMAELDIDPKRFPVNALMNRISTAKNELIVPGDFEKEASDPVGKVATRVYTRLQERLKAANAFDFDDLLLYAYLLLKNHADVLDAYQDRFRYIMVDEYQDTNHAQYAITGLLAAKHQNIMVVGDDDQSIYSWRGADIRNILEFEQDYPRAHVVKLEQNYRSVGNVLAAANAVIANNQHRKAKKLFTAAEDGDKIQVYMATDERDEGRWIAGEIEKQRAGGLSYNQVAVFYRTNAQSRMLEDMLLRAGVPYRIVGGTRFFDRAEIRDVMAYLTLVVNPADDIAAKRVINTPKRGIGKTTIERIEQFGREMGMSFMEAAELAIVDPELRASTRQSLAAFVGLIKEASTWSGELRKMVEMIIDKSGLVAELQTIGTDEALGRIENIQEFLGVVDEFADTHDDEDAMYEAPTVEGSLVSTTLAPADAPAGSFAAFAGANGEPAGLPTSSAHQSDDQTSLTADMEGGQINDQAGITADMGNDNPVRVLRGDSLADFIEWVRLRTDLDTVTEDGRAVTLMTVHSSKGLEFDCVFVAGMEESLFPHMNSVGDAASVEEERRLAYVAITRARKRLYLTCASQRQIFGQTSANPVSRFIQEIPSELRATSGVGSAGFSGTGWEKRGSRRGIAGSGAEAGGGRVFGRSSASGAAGRSDRRGDAYVRPDAGKKAAAKMTFATGDSVDHKTFGRGKVTKVDGDTLYVKFAKSGQTKKLLKDYAPIVKING